The segment TCACTTGTAAAAAGAAGAATATCATGTAGAATGACCACTTTGATTTTTAGCttattatgtgtatataaatatgtctaaGTTTAATTGCACATAGACTTGGTCcctatgtaaaattaatattgatctATCGCAAGTAACAGTGACTCACAAGAATTAGGTGTGCAGTTTAGTTATTCAGTGCTGTACATGTACATGTCTGTTTGGTTGTGTGCACATAATGACGAAAACTTAGTGAATATATCGCATACAACGCGAATTAAGTCGCGGATTTTAgacataactataaaaatctgtcttaattactataactgaaacgaaatatttttatttgtattcgtAATTACATATTGACTGTCGTAAGTTGAGTTAAAGCTaacggaaaaaaaaacatattttgatgccaattattattaatattcaaatataattgaaaattgttatttttgttgattATTTCTATTTCCGCTTCAGAACTTTATGCTTTGATTGCATGCTTTTACCATACAACGTAACCAAACTTTTCTCTTACCCGCatacgaaattttaaaaattggataCAAATATGGGATATGCATATGTAGCACTTTTTCATTCGTGTTTTAATGATGATCCTGATAATtctatttctttgttattgtgaacagtttttataaattgtatttataatattttatattctaaaattaatttaaaggtgTCTGACTTATCAAAAGCTAAAAAGTCTAAAGCGGacgttttacataaataataattacctttAATGTCCCATTTTAAACTGTCCATATtttgtttagtaaatatttaatcttagatatacaaaatattaatggctttgaaagaaaaaaaatgtgtgtttTCAGGTTATAGTCCATATAAAAGTAGAAGACATTAATGATTCCCCACCAGTATTCGACAGCGATTGCCTTTCCTTTTATGTGCCAGAAAATAGTCCCATTGGAACCACTATTGGAGAAATTCATGCACACGATCCCGACGAGGGCGCTAATGCTGTTGtacattattctattaaaggtatttttttgaCTCGTATTCAGAGAATTACAACCAAAAACAGTCATTTCTAAATCCTTTCTATATGTTGTAGGTGGAGACGACTCCAACAGCTTTTCTTTAGAAACCCGTCAGGGATCTGATAAAGCAGAGTTAGTCACAATGGTAGATTTAGACTACGAGAGTCCTAGGAAGAAATACGAGTTGGTGATAAGAGCTGCCAGTCCACCCCTATGGAACGATGTGCGAGTCGAAATACTAGTAACCGATGTAAATGATAACGCGCCGATGTTAAAGGATTTCCAGATCATTTTCAATAACTATAAAGACTGTTTTCCCGTGGGACCGTTTGGGAAAGTACCTGCTTATGACGCTGACGTCACCGATAAGGTATGCtgaattttatactaaatattgcattttgaaaatttatttggttATGAATGTGAATTTGCTTCAGTTACAATACCGAGTTCTGTCCGGAAATAATGCAAATTTGGTCCTTCTGAATGAAACGACGGGTTCGATGACCCTATCCCCACAATTGAATACTAACGTTCCAAAACTAGCTACTATGGAAATATCAGTGACAGGTAAGAAACTGTATtgattacgaaaaaaaaagtctCACAGATTAAGAATTGGTTGgtacaaaatgtataaatttgaaattaatttgtagaTGGTGTTAATGAGGTAAAAGCAATGATGCAACTCCTGGTCCGACTGATAACAGAAGAAATGCTCTTTAACTCAATAACCGTGAGACTCAACGATATGACAGCGGAACAGTTTTTGTCGCCATTACTTGGGTTTTTCATAGACGGGTTGGCGGCTATCATACCGTGTCCcaaggaaaatatttacatattcagTGTGCAGGTAACGTATTTCCTATAATACGGAagttgaacaaaaaataatttattaaacatataacgAACTAaccgataataataaaactggaaaaaatattttacactgtTAAGGTaatctaaaacatttttactgaAACGCATATCGTTGTGCACattcaaaaatctttttttttataatataccaaatcaaTCTTTTCTCAAGGGCTAAAAAACCTAAATCTAACTTCTTGTTGGACAGTTGTTTTTGAAATTCATAGTTTAAATGGTATCAAACTAGTTGTGTCTCAGTCGCCttgttaaatatacttaaaaaaaggtCTGTGTCAATCTCAACACCATTCAAGAACTATTAATTGGTTACAATGTTATTACTGGccttataatagaaaattaaaggaTTTTCTTTTCGTTCTAAAAAATACGGCTCATACATAGGACGATACGGATGTGAGTGGTAACATCCTGAACGTATCATTATCCGCGAGACGCCCGGAAGCAGAACTGACTAGTGAAGTACGAGATGGACGCACGCACTATTACTCCCCAACACATCTCCGAGAGAGAGTCTACCTCCAGAGGGCCACATTGGCCAGGCTAGCTACGGTTCAGGTAACTCCATATAGGAAACATGAATATCTGAACGGCGTTACTCTATATTTATCACACGGTGTCAACAACTGAGCTGACCAACTTGTTCATGAATCTGTAAAGTTAGAAAaacttatacaataaaaaaaacgtccctttacacatttttttcaaatttgttttactttgcaattatgaaattattttgttttcatataacttCCACTATATGCTATCAGGTTCTTCCCTTCGACGACAACATTTGCGTTCATGAACCGTGTCTCAACTACGAGGAATGTCTGACGGTTCTGAAATTTGGTAACGCGTCAGGTTTCATCAGCAGTGACACAGTACTATTCCGACCAATTTACCCCGTCACTACTTTTACCTGTCAATGCCCTGAAGGTTTTACtggtaagttttaattatttgcaagataatattattaccttTGGAGGTTTAGAACTCATTCGCAAGACTTTAAGCACTATTTTCTATAAGGTTCCCGAGAACACTACATGTGCGATACAGAAGTAGATCTCTGTTATTCATCACCATGCCAGAATAATGGGACATGTGTGCGCCGCGAAGGAGGTTACACATGCGTGTGCGGGGCCGGGTTTACAGGtaacttaatattgatattgtacgaaaaaaatatattattcgatcattaaattcaaaatttcatatttattttggcAGGAGTAAACTGTGAAACGATCTTAACAAAAGCGACCTGCGACTTGAACGGTGACGGCAGCATATGTCGCAGCGGTTCGCAGTGCGTCGCTCGCAAGGAGGGCGGTATCTTGTGTCAGGGTTGTACTATAGATACGGCTTACACTACCGCTATGTGTGAATTAAAAGCCAGGAGTTTCCCAACTACctcatttttaacatttccgGGACTGAAACGTCGGCACCGCTTTAATTTAAGGATGAAGTGAGTCTCTTTCAGttaacttttacttttatatcacATAGACTCCTACGGTTGTATACGGTTAGGAACAGTTTTATAACTCTTGACTTTGCAGAAACCaacatttaagtttaaataagtcTTTTATATGTTATCATATTGTCTTCACctcacaaaacatattttttccaatGGAACTGGTTGCATCTGATCAGACATTCATAGTAACGACTTTCTggtttttatatcttataatttagtatAGATAACAGCCCAGCTATAATATACGTTTATATCTCGATCACCAGATTCGCAACACAGACGTCATCAGGTTTACTTCTATACAACGGAAGATACAACGAACGACATGACTTCGTCTCTCTGGAGGTGATCAGTTCAGAGGCCGGTCGAGGTGGATCAGGACTAAGGTTCAGCTTCGGACTTGGAGGCGGAAGAACGGAAGTGACAGTAGAGGGCGATGTGGCCGATGGTGAATGGCATACCGtggaaattgaatattttaatagggtACGTTTAATACGAAAGAGTTACTTTACATCTACTCATATCTGAGAGATGTCTCCACATACATCATAATTAGATTTACAAACATCAAGTAAATTATTGTCTTTCTTATCACTTtacttgttaaaatatattagcaaGGAATGGTTATGcgattttacatatatattttattgtgcaGACAGCAACAATCATTTTAGACGATTGCGACAAGCAGTTGTCCCTTGCGGGTGCTTCAGAGTTCGGAATTAAATATGCGTGCGCTAACTTTACAAGGAAAGTCCTACCATCCAAATGCGATATTCCAACTGAATCCTGCCACCGGTACGTCTTTTCTTAACGGTTATTGGAGTATTTGTGTGACCTATTATAATTGTGGCTCATTTTTCTCTAGATTTCTTGACTTAACTGGTCCCCTGCAACTTGGTGGTCTACCAAACATTCCTAGCAGTTTCCAAGTCAAAAACAAGGATTTTGTCGGATGTATTTCTGATTTTTACATTGATCATAAATTCGTGGACTTAAACAGGTAAAACCCAAAAGagaatataagatatttttttaaaaacttgttcatatatattagtacATATTagcacattatttattaaattgatataaaagtccatcattttttaattacatacgaCCACTTACcacacttaatatatttttaagaatccGTTTTCTttgttaaccaaaaaaaaaaatactaaagatGTTCTTGATTATCCAATGATTTTTGTCAGCTACGTATCCGACAACGGCACGATAGCCGGTTGTCCAGAGAAGCGATCTCGATGCAGCGCCGCCCCTTGCTACCACGACGCGCCTTGTAAAGATCTCTGGGACACATTCCTATGCACCTGTGATGATGGATTTTCCGGGAAGGATTGTGCTGAAAGTaagcatatatttataattaaatgtcatgCAAAATCAAGGGAAGTAGTAACAATGTTACTCTGTATTACATCGATTCTTGAGTTCGATTCGCTATTGAGCGAGGAACTTAAAACGTTtatatttcagatttttttttctttttcgaatTTTTTGATAGGTAAcacattttttctaatttaatctttactcataaatttataagacaGTTTGTGATAATTTTTGATACTGGACATTATTTTCCTGTTATAATGACCATAACCCTGGACCAAAAACCAATCAAGCTGATGAAGTACAATACGATACAGCTGTCTAATCATGTTTTGTTCGTTcactttaatttatcaatatatcctttaatatattaataatatactttaatttatcaatatagcTACGTCTCCTCCTTGGCGCTTCAGCGGTGAAGGGATGCTATCTTTCAACCCCCTGCTACGTCCCATACAACTCCCATGGTTGAACGCGCTCTCACTGCGGACAAGGCAACTCGATGCCTTCATAATGTCGATACAAGTGGGACAAAATAGCACTGTTCTCATCACTGTAAGTGTGGGTTTATGTGTGAATGAGTTGGAATTATACgtgaatgatttaatttataccatTTTCTTGTTTTAGTTGAAATCAGGTCAACTTCATTATTCATACAACGGCGAAACGATGCTGATACCGACGAGTACACTGTCCGACGGGTCGTGGCATCGCATCGAAATCAAATGGCTCGGAACGGATATATCAGTGAGCTTGGACTATGGCCTGCGAACTGTTTTATTACCGATGCTAGCGAACAAAATACAGGGACAATATATTGGGAAGATTGTTATCGGTGGACCCGATACCACCCCCGCCTTACTAGCGTCGGATGTCGGATATTTCGAAGGATGTATTCAGGTAAAGATATTGTATTCCACAATTTCACTttccttataaattttctttatattttgttttaatttttaggacGTTCGCGTGGGAACAGCTCAGTCATTGCTAAATCGTCCGACTGTCAGAGAACATGTTCGAGATGGTTGTCAGTCGCGAGCTGATTGCATGTTGTCTATATGTCCACCCTATGTAAGcaaacaatacattattacaataatgaatacttaatttaggctaaaataaatctatttgcatataaattttataatacaaaacaaatattaacaccgcgtttttattgaaaaaattatatttaatattatcgcCATTAATATATCAGAGTAAATGCGTGTCATCGTGGGACACAACTGAGTGTGTATGTGAGGCGGGACGGGTCGGCCCGATGTGTGTCGGCGCGTGTGAGCTACAGCCGTGCGGTGACCACGCCGTGTGCGTCCCGGACCACACAGACAAAGGATACACGTGCGTGTGCGAGGACGGGTACATTATGACCGGTGAGTTTTTTacacttatttatttgattctgAAAGAATCGAAGTTTAAAAACTGTGTTTCTGTCAGATCTGTGAAGAATCCTCTATATATAACGTTGTATCTTCACTTTAGAGGAACATAgtggtttaaatttattaatcatatgatatttaaaatgagacAGAggctgtatataatattgttttttaatttattttaatcagagTCAGGTTGTACGAGTGCACGTAGCGGGTCTTGTCCGGGTGGCTGGTGGGGGGCGCGTGGAGCGTGCGGTCCTTGCGCGTGTTCTGCGAAAGGACTACACCCGCACTGCCACGCGGACACGGGACGATGTCGGTGCAaggtacaaaattaattaattttatcatgttACCatgtataactattttaatggaaaaatttgtatgaaaccGTAATAACATCTCCCACATTGCCAATCAAGACTCGCCCATATGGTTTATAATGAACATATAGTCCTATCTGTTtacgatattattttgtaccatgtcgtttgtaatattattatatattaatatcacttAAAATCGCAAACAGAATGTTATATCAGTAAActtgaattttgaaatataggAGAACCACTACCAGCCAATTGGTTCAGAAGAATGCATACCGTGTCAATGTTACCCGGCCGGTTCAATAAACGGTTCTTGTGAACTGTCATCGGGGCAATGTTACTGTAGAAATGGCGTGATCGGGCGAGCCTGTGACTCCTGCGCTAATGTCTACGCTGAGGTTACTCCCAATGCAGGGTGTAAAGGTATGCTGAATTTGAATAGTATTTAAGGAATATTCCTTGGTAAAGATTGTAGCATCTCCCTTCTCTCTTTTAGTTGTGTATGATGGATGTCCAAGATCGTTTTCACACGGAGTTTGGTGGCCGCAAACAAAATTTGGCATAGAAGCTGTCACGGAGTGTCCaacaggtatttatatttatgaatactatgtaacatttatttcaagaaataaaacattttgatctTCATTAAAGGATCCAGTGGAAAAGCTAAGCGTCTATGCGACGAGAAACAAGTGATACCTTGGCAGGAACCGGATATGTTCAATTGTACTACGTCTACATTTTACCAACTTAGAAAACAGGTTAGACATTGTATTACaactcaattaattaatagaaacTGAAAAAATCATCGGCACGGATCGGATTTTAACCCGTGATGTCGAGGATATTAAGTCCAATTTCCATTACCGCTTACTGAGCTTCTTTACGGTATTCTTATTATCAATTAAGGTTCTTTATCtttacattaaatgtaaaacacatttaataaatttacagaagaaattttgacaaataattctttacaaaaatcttgaacataaaatttagataCTCATATTTGAATAAGCCTTGCAGTATATAGCATAATATTACACAGTCAATAAACTCATCTGTTGgacatatttcaataacaaaattcaGTTCAGTTTAGTACAAATCGTAaagaatatcaattaaaatgttaaattacttACTTTTATCACCAGCTCCACAAAATAGAAACAGGGGAACTGCAAGTCAATACGTTCGTGGGTGTACGGTTGGCAGAAGATCTATCGACGGCGTGTTCTAACACGCAACCGTTGTATGGAGCAGACGTGCTGGTGGCGGAGGGGATAATACTGGAACTACTGCAATACGAGCTGAGACAGGCCGGTTTAAACCTTACGCACAGTCAGGATAAGGACTATGTTCGTGTAAGTATTGCTCTGATAATGAGGCTAACTTATTCGAACTCACAAAGCttaagtgttatatttttgtttttttctagaatataataaaatcagcaAACacgattataaataatcagtACGATAAGGAATGGGCACGAATTAGAGAACTAACAGGTCACGGGGCTGAACATTTGATACAACAATTCGATAAATACATAGCAGTACTAGCGGAGAGTCAGCATGACACGTACACCAGCCCGTTTGAGATAGTCACTTCTGATTTAGGTAGAGTATTAACAAAGGACGAAggtataaagataattattttgagttcaattaataaaaatttgtatctgAATTTTAGTGATTGGAGTTGATATCGTAACAGCAGAATCAATATATGGCTTTGAACCCACGACTCTTAATAGACTGAGTGATTCGTTGACGACCGAACGTGTAGTTTTACCAGATACTTCGTCTTTCATTCACTCGCCAATTCAGACGCTTGGTTACTACGGCATCGGTAAATCAAAGAACAAAAAGCCATCAAGTCCCACTGTCTCATTTCCGAAGTATAACAACTAcgtgaaaaacaaaaacaaatttgacAAATTCTCCAGAGTGCTTCTGCCCTTGGATTTGATTGGGATCAACAATGTTCAAGGTACACCTGAGcccaaacataaaataatgttataattctgCATTTTCaagagatatttttcattacagaTAATCTAGAGAGCAACTACGAATCAAGAGCTGTGTTTTCATACCTACAATATTCTCGTAACTCCTCACACCTTCTGCCGTTGTACTTCGATGAGTCAGTGAGTCGCCGTTGGGGAGTCAATATAACTATCGGCTCCGCTGTCATGCAGGTAGCTTTATTCGTGCCAGAAGCTGTTTGGCAGAGAGAGACTACTGCCGATAATGTGGATACTTCTGATGACGTTGAAGGTAAGTGATCCATTTCAACTCTAACCGACTGTGATTCCAAACGTTTTCCTACCAATTTACGAGTATGAGAGTTTTTGTCATAgccaattaatttaaatatccaatttgattttttttaatcttacatttttttacaaaataccaataaatttgttaaaaaaaggtCTAATGACTCTGTGTCACGATCATGTTTTCACATATTTAATAGGTAatctgtgaaaaaaatatggaacagaaagtatatttttgtataaattcctTTTAGGAATTATGTACGCTAATAAAGGCCACCATCAATCGGAAATCAATAACGACATAAATGCACATTCTAACGCACACACAAAACGCACGTGGCCATCGGACGAGGAACAGTTAACTAGCGATCATGGACCAGTGGTGATCCAACCAGCTTACAAGAAACAAGAAAAATCATACGGTGACAGTCTTCAAGAAAATGATTCGTCATACGTGGCAGAGCGTTTGGAAAATTCTGAAGGACCTAAAGTTTTGGCTTTAGTCATGGATAACGAAAAGGATAAAGAAAGCAATGCGTCGAAGGAGGTCGGGAAAAAGAAgttgatatataaaagtttgaatGGAGTTAGATTGAAGAAGCCGATAAGACTACAGATATGGCTCGACATCAACAGAGAAACATTTGGATCAAGGACCAATCCACAATGTGTTCACTGGTCCACCGCTAACGggtttgtttcattattacgtttattttgAACCTAATGTTATCACAAGTTAAAGTCTAATTTCATAAATCATTTCTCCCAGGCCTGGTGAATGGTCTCGTGTCGGTTGCCACACAGAAATCGACTACGACTGGTCTCCGTATTCTGACGAGCCTTTGCTCATCAACTGTACCTGCAATCACCTATCTACTTTCGCCGTTTTAGTCGACGAAGTTGACATCGAGGTACGtttgtacattattatatatttgtacacaGTACACAAAGTGTATTATAATcctgtcataaaaatattagctgCTAACCGTTAAGAATTTTCTAAAGCTACCGCATATACCTTGTATTGTGAAAAATGCTTTACGTATGTCCAACTGGGAAAAGGGGACTATCTGTGACTCATTATAAGAACAATTGTCGGGATAACCACTAGAACTCACTGCTTACTCTCATGATCAATATTAAGCTAAACTAATTGTCTAAAAGACATCAAGTAATGTATGTATCTGCAGTTTATTCCGGAGCCTTCCCTCCTGGAAGCGGTGACGTCATACACGGGCTTCAGCATCTCTCTTCCTTTACTGATGTGGACGTGGGCGGCGCTGTGTCTGATGCGGGGCGGCGCGTCAACCGTCTCCAACTCCATACACAAACACCTTATCTTCTGCGTATTCATGGCCGAGATGTTCTACCTGATCGCTCTGAAAGGCCGCACTACTTTAGTGCAGAATGAGGTACGTTGAATTGTCTTTAAATTTACGTCATATGACattacatttgttatataatactgATTATTAATCAACGACTGCTTCAAAAATTAcgtttaaatatgaatttaataataattcaaattccTTATCAATCGTCTTAgaaaatatcttgaaaacaTAAGTATAAAGAAACCGAGTAACAGTCATCACTCAACGTTATGTAGTGTGTAAACGAGGACTAAGCCCGCACGCCCATGTTTAGCGCTTGCCGACCACACACATACAATacgtataattattacttttaaatcagttatatgtaatatttaaatcacacCCAAACAAATGTCTCTCAATCTAAAAGTCATTTTATAATCACAAATCCGTTCAGTTCGCGTGTAAGCTGGTAGCGATGTCGTTACATTACTGGTGGGTGAGTGCGCTGGCTTGGGCTGCGTGTGACGCGTGGCAAGTGAGGAGGCTGGTGAGGGAGTTAAGGGACGTGAACCACGGACCACTGGCGGCACAGCTCGCGGTCGGGTATGCCGCACCCGCTGTGCTGCTAGCATTGGCCGCGGCACATCACCAGCACCAATACGGCAATGCACTCTTGTGagtgaatttttaatacattgaatTTACTTACTCGTCCACTTCTATTTAATATCCTACTTAGAATCATACCATGACAGcactatgataaataattcatttcatGCGAATTCATAAACTTGCTTCGTCGCTTCAAATTAAGTTGtcattattaaactaaattctGATAATTTCGtgcacaaaattttataaaacaatcgaCCTTAAGTGCTGGCCACTGTGTCCTATTTGCGGTAGGCACAATAGTCTTTCTTGTGACACACAATTTTTATGGACAGacgatttttatgaaaatctaaaaaaaaatgttttaaggcATACTAAACTTAACTAGATAGTGACTAACTGACTACTATCATCTGCTATAGCTGTATGATGTTGATATGGTTTAacatttgtgtattttattatggaGTGATATTTCTTTAGCTGTTGGGTGAGTTGTCACGAGGCTGTGGTGTGGTGGGTTGTGATACCGGCGGGTTTGTACGCTTCAG is part of the Danaus plexippus chromosome 11, MEX_DaPlex, whole genome shotgun sequence genome and harbors:
- the LOC116765803 gene encoding protocadherin-like wing polarity protein stan isoform X2, producing MERWLVALLAALSLSAANGYLIIIPDTAPPGHIVLDAAVYKLGSERSYTIDVHRTANFVHHILRVNRTSGLVTLRKRLRCDGVLYPNLFTFYVDSTSDRIRDIDYYSLPVRILVAGEDCSRRHADLYDIDFDRVYDQNDSAMQFEEDHLRDKREVYHHENIDWRLLEEKELDTSQYSVLSTAYPWSNAMFEDLAVRNKSRSKRSLLVPFDMAIDVKIAEAKQWISETYASFAIPTTDRWQGICLKKSQFVNSLTAFLPRTVQKLCRVQFLDVSDSRFIIENSQGDLVSSDDVCIQEPMWKVSVLFTFNCERTNIVDSDHRLKIVYHHQELNDTDIARRVKRELRNQSPYFEQALYVASVAEEQPPGVIVTTVRARDPENSPVTYSMSSLLDSRSAGMFAVDTRTGVVTTQARLDRERLDVHYFRVVAQDDTFPPRSGTTTLQINVLDCNDHAPIFEMQQYESSVREGASPGTTVLTLKATDQDIGKNSEVEYSIDTVVAETLDPVDMNESIVTETEAADVFRVDGRSGALLTRSALDREKVARYTVIVKATDQASPLADRMSSSATVHVNILDDNDNYPQFSEKTYTVNIDEDISVADNPVIARIKATDADVGANSAIRYAIIGGNTQMQFSIDSLSGDVSLVKPLDYEQVRSYRLVIRAQDGGSPSRSNTTQLLVNVRDVNDNPPRFYTSLFQESVSESVPVGYSIVRVQAYDADEGVNADLTYTLTDKEYNGNNDLPITIDPRSGWVYTSSHLDREVQSKYQLQVTATDGGSPSRSASASVVVVVQDVNDNDPVFTPPQYEVELAEDEPPGTPVVTVTASDADEDNRLHYEITGGNTRGRFSITSQNGRGLITVAQLLDFKQERRYVLTVTATDSGGRSDTAMVHINITDANNYAPVFENAPYTASVFEDAPVGTTVLVVSATDSDVGVNAQITYTLSSEISNEAVAHHEQEFLINPQTGAITTNKPLDRETMSGYLLTVTARDGGVPSLSDTTDVEISVVDVNDNEPVFKQQLYTASIIEDALVGTSVTQVGATDADVGLNGRVHYELETRDREEGSFVIDPASGVIRTNKALDRESVAIYDLKALAIDGGTPPQSSTVIVHIKVEDINDSPPVFDSDCLSFYVPENSPIGTTIGEIHAHDPDEGANAVVHYSIKGGDDSNSFSLETRQGSDKAELVTMVDLDYESPRKKYELVIRAASPPLWNDVRVEILVTDVNDNAPMLKDFQIIFNNYKDCFPVGPFGKVPAYDADVTDKLQYRVLSGNNANLVLLNETTGSMTLSPQLNTNVPKLATMEISVTDGVNEVKAMMQLLVRLITEEMLFNSITVRLNDMTAEQFLSPLLGFFIDGLAAIIPCPKENIYIFSVQDDTDVSGNILNVSLSARRPEAELTSEVRDGRTHYYSPTHLRERVYLQRATLARLATVQVLPFDDNICVHEPCLNYEECLTVLKFGNASGFISSDTVLFRPIYPVTTFTCQCPEGFTGSREHYMCDTEVDLCYSSPCQNNGTCVRREGGYTCVCGAGFTGVNCETILTKATCDLNGDGSICRSGSQCVARKEGGILCQGCTIDTAYTTAMCELKARSFPTTSFLTFPGLKRRHRFNLRMKFATQTSSGLLLYNGRYNERHDFVSLEVISSEAGRGGSGLRFSFGLGGGRTEVTVEGDVADGEWHTVEIEYFNRTATIILDDCDKQLSLAGASEFGIKYACANFTRKVLPSKCDIPTESCHRFLDLTGPLQLGGLPNIPSSFQVKNKDFVGCISDFYIDHKFVDLNSYVSDNGTIAGCPEKRSRCSAAPCYHDAPCKDLWDTFLCTCDDGFSGKDCAETTSPPWRFSGEGMLSFNPLLRPIQLPWLNALSLRTRQLDAFIMSIQVGQNSTVLITLKSGQLHYSYNGETMLIPTSTLSDGSWHRIEIKWLGTDISVSLDYGLRTVLLPMLANKIQGQYIGKIVIGGPDTTPALLASDVGYFEGCIQDVRVGTAQSLLNRPTVREHVRDGCQSRADCMLSICPPYSKCVSSWDTTECVCEAGRVGPMCVGACELQPCGDHAVCVPDHTDKGYTCVCEDGYIMTESGCTSARSGSCPGGWWGARGACGPCACSAKGLHPHCHADTGRCRCKENHYQPIGSEECIPCQCYPAGSINGSCELSSGQCYCRNGVIGRACDSCANVYAEVTPNAGCKVVYDGCPRSFSHGVWWPQTKFGIEAVTECPTGSSGKAKRLCDEKQVIPWQEPDMFNCTTSTFYQLRKQLHKIETGELQVNTFVGVRLAEDLSTACSNTQPLYGADVLVAEGIILELLQYELRQAGLNLTHSQDKDYVRNIIKSANTIINNQYDKEWARIRELTGHGAEHLIQQFDKYIAVLAESQHDTYTSPFEIVTSDLVIGVDIVTAESIYGFEPTTLNRLSDSLTTERVVLPDTSSFIHSPIQTLGYYGIGKSKNKKPSSPTVSFPKYNNYVKNKNKFDKFSRVLLPLDLIGINNVQDNLESNYESRAVFSYLQYSRNSSHLLPLYFDESVSRRWGVNITIGSAVMQVALFVPEAVWQRETTADNVDTSDDVEGIMYANKGHHQSEINNDINAHSNAHTKRTWPSDEEQLTSDHGPVVIQPAYKKQEKSYGDSLQENDSSYVAERLENSEGPKVLALVMDNEKDKESNASKEVGKKKLIYKSLNGVRLKKPIRLQIWLDINRETFGSRTNPQCVHWSTANGPGEWSRVGCHTEIDYDWSPYSDEPLLINCTCNHLSTFAVLVDEVDIEFIPEPSLLEAVTSYTGFSISLPLLMWTWAALCLMRGGASTVSNSIHKHLIFCVFMAEMFYLIALKGRTTLVQNEFACKLVAMSLHYWWVSALAWAACDAWQVRRLVRELRDVNHGPLAAQLAVGYAAPAVLLALAAAHHQHQYGNALFCWVSCHEAVVWWVVIPAGLYASAALVLLAGATRAAFTVRDHVIGFGNLRLLLGVSIICLPLLVVSWASALVLGSEAGSRRDALSSALAAAVALHAAAATLGYIALNVRVRDNLKRTMLRCLGKKVPPVDTSVIISTSAQNLSQVNRSALAYHSSTEGRQLRNIGISASSTTSRSTTKTSSSPYSRSDGQLRHTSTSTSNYNTSASDMPAYLRGFDSSLHTRKDGDRAPSGANTSYLPNITEGAPLAITPRWQPHIREEPNRWSQETGSEEMRGGEATPSPHPLPTPDLTSDVYQMRHRLKPSILENVHDTYVASVDASRLPLDNRYGVIEDELMYGVMSTETEKQMPYDPTYPISPTMFRLPSNPYGSKTYLSSRTSDYGYSPTKYLNTEPSVYGSRDFRDSSVTAREHDAYPPRDFRDSGIATMLKNDYQRKMEGHYDYNDRMSDGSDKHHPHDKYLFPYTAEEDHAHTPQRLNGDTGDSQQPMGAPLASMGETSEKSTNEDDAETRV